GAAGTCTGCATCTGATGACTTGGCCATCTCCAGATCATAGTTTTTGGCGACATAGCACATACTCTCTTTGATCTGCCTCACCGCCTCACTGGCCAAATTGTAGCCCTTCTCAGAGAGCTGTTTGCAGAGGAACTCATTCTGTCCACTTCCACCAAACGCCCACCGTGTAACAGCCTTGGGCAGTAGGTAGCCCTCATGCGAGGGGGCGGCATGGACGACTCCCTCTCCAACTTCCAACACCACACCTGACAACCTCCCCGCGGCATACAAACTCAGAGCCCCACTGTTCGCCACGAACAGCCCGGGAACCTTGAACTTCTCAAACATAATCTGCGTTATTTTCTCCTTGTCCTGTGAGTTAAGGGATGGTGGTGTAATGAGCAGTACATTGTGTTCTTGAGGGTTGAGACCTAGCTTGTCCGTTAGAACATCCCTCCAGATAGCCTCCACATCATCCCAGTTCCGTATCTCTCCCTCACGGACGGGCTGACTCTGCACCACGCCCTCACGGCTGGCCCTTGCGGCTGCTCCAATATACGTCTCGTTCGACTTCTGTAACgacaaaaacaaatacaatgcAATAACATGTTTAACCCCGTCTTTAATTAAGCATATTCTTTACTGATGCAAGCCTAGTGCAGATTcatacatgtatgcacagcAACACTGAAACACGTGACCCGTAGTCCACTCATCacaataagataagataagaaaaGATATTAAGATATTTACTGCATAGCATTCCAATAACGAACAGTGGCAATATTCAGATATAAGCGTAAAAGGTGCAAAGATATAGAAAGACACATAGATGATCCTTATCGTAACAATTAGACGCTAGACACTGCATAGGCGATCCATATAATGAACTACTGTAACAGTAATATAatgaacatcatttaaaaaacacattttttcaaatatgaccTCTTGTATAACTGTAAAAGCACACGAtatgtgtattctgtaattgacCGAGCATCTGTCTCAACATGCCGTGTGGTGGAGCCCTGAGAGGAGGCGGCCGCGTCATGTAACCTGGATTCCAAACCGGTGTAGTCAGCGCCTTCATGGTACAGAATTAATTCATGAAGCGCCGAACAATCCCTGTTTAGCTTCTGTGCACTATGAACCTGTCTCAAAAAGAGACGTGCAAACTGTTTTCTCGTTGGCTAACAAGGACGATACTTTACGACATGTGATACCTAACAGTCACGTGACAACCATGTGTTAGCAAACGCCAGGTCGTCTTTGTGTATATATAATTGCAAAATACAATAGAACAATACGCTAGAAATGTTATATTTCACACTTCTAGTTGTGCAACCAATAAGCATACTATGTGGACAGTATTCAAGAATGCTCGGTTCCACAGTTGTCACAGATGTTGAAGTCATGGGTAAGTCGCTAGCTGTTGTTGTCGATGACACTGTGACTGAAGTCGACAGGAAAGCACCAGGACATGGGAAGTGGACTTCGGATCACATACGATTATAATTACATTATAAAAATAACTAAACAAAGGAGTAAAGGGACGTCGACGTGAATGTCGCCCTTTGTCCAAATGTCCTGAGTGATGCATCACGGTAGAGAGAAGTGGGGCGGGGTCGGTGGAGGGGGAAGGGTGGGGGTGGTTAAACGCGTGGTCCCCACTGAAATGTCTGTCACGACAGAACTGATTCCCAGCTGTTCGCAGTATATCCTTGGGGAAACAAAGGCCAACGCTGCAGACCCCATCTCATTGCGCTCGAACACCCCACCCCCTTCCTTCCCCcaaacccaccccaccccccgtCCCGTCACACTGCTTCCCCTGTCCCGTCAACCAAAGCCTCCCCGAAAACCAGTCCCACGAAACGCgaggaatgacacgagtaggtTTCAAAGAGCGAATGTGGGTATTGAACCTGTCTCCATACGGATGACAATGACAgagagtgtgtgcgtgtgcatgcgcgtgcgcgtgcgcgtgggGGTGTGCGTGTGTTGACGGGTATCTGCATTATAACGCCCCCTCCCACCTCTCCCATGTGGCAGGTTATATCTTGCGTCAGACAGAATTCCCTGTCTTCAGCAGGTAATCTCCCAAGTATGTATCTGCCGATGATTACTATTATCACGCTGGCGTATGGCTTCCTGATGTAGCAAATTACTGGCACGGGTATAACTCAGTATAACTTTCCACAACAGTTTACTTTTAATGTATGTGTCAGTATATACTTTCGCAGTTATTTAAGACAGCTCATAGAGAAAGAAACCTGCGACATGCCACAACTTGAGATACAGACTTTTTCAACTCAGTCAGATTTCGATTTCAAAGATCATCCATCAACTTTTGCAGCCATCGAAATAAACCAACGAATGCTCCCAGTATAGATGGCATTGCGCATGCTCCCTGCCAACTTTAAGGAGTATAGACAGTGTTGATATCAGGCATACTGGTCTCACAAAGGGTAGGGGGGGTGGAGGGGGGTCGTGTGGGCGACGCCTGTAATGCTAGCCGCGACGGGGCAGTGGGGAGAGAAGGGATGGGTAGCTGCACATGGGACGCGCGCGTGCACATTTGATACAACCTTCTCACGGTGCCGGGTTATATTTAGCATCCCGAACCCCTCCTCCATTCTCCCATCCGACCAAACCAGGAAGTGAGGGAATCATCAGCGCTCTCCACATAGCAGGGTAGCGGGAGAAGCCATTCACTGGTTGTGGGCCTGACGGCGAGGTGGAGAGATATCTGTCGATATCGACGGAGCAACACGCCATTGCATGTGTGTAGCTTGATCACGTGCGTCAGTCCCCTCCCATCGTGTAAGTTATTACCGAGAGGAATAGACTGATCACAAGGTATCTAGAGTTCTAAACGTTACATGTACGCTATGTTCACTACGTTGTTACATGACAGAGAGAGAAAGTGTCAGTATTACCTCTCCCACCCCTCGTCCAACAAGGGTAGGCTGGATAACGCGGGGAGCAGTGTCGCCAGCTAGACCTCCTCGGGTCTGGTAGGAGCCTGTCTCAATGATCACATGAGGTTTCGGCATGTTGATAAATTCTCCTGTCGTGGGTTATGTCgaaaatttgtcttgtatatACAGGAACTGCCGGCGATGTCGCTTTTATAGACGTTGCCTGCAG
Above is a genomic segment from Haliotis asinina isolate JCU_RB_2024 chromosome 7, JCU_Hal_asi_v2, whole genome shotgun sequence containing:
- the LOC137290556 gene encoding uncharacterized protein, which gives rise to MPKPHVIIETGSYQTRGGLAGDTAPRVIQPTLVGRGVGEKSNETYIGAAARASREGVVQSQPVREGEIRNWDDVEAIWRDVLTDKLGLNPQEHNVLLITPPSLNSQDKEKITQIMFEKFKVPGLFVANSGALSLYAAGRLSGVVLEVGEGVVHAAPSHEGYLLPKAVTRWAFGGSGQNEFLCKQLSEKGYNLASEAVRQIKESMCYVAKNYDLEMAKSSDADFQKTFKLPDETAVTLGSEMFKTSEVLFTPSVAGLSCGGIVALLDEAIGKCSAEQQKLMYSNIVVAGGPTLASGFVDRLKKEVKSRAADATVVGGEHREHAAWLGGSTLAALENFQSMWITAAEYRDKGAAVVHDKCK